The following coding sequences lie in one Chitinophagaceae bacterium genomic window:
- a CDS encoding T9SS type A sorting domain-containing protein translates to MKAHLYKLLLPFSLLILLAETNIAVAQYCTSNLYTYGCTYGDYIDNVAFGSLNQTATGCTSGNAGYSDFTALSTDLEQGSSYTLTVSTGTGGQYVSMWIDLDNDQNFEISEKLVSYLYCPTSFTNYTATFLIPAFATPGDHRMRIRSVTYGYPPLDPCLQYYYGETHDYTAHITPPVNMSFLSSTTTQNNTTTTSTGSNDVELIGVQVVTSGSLNPLSATSITLNSTGTTNFASDVTNVKVYYTGNSSVFATTTLFGSSTNLALPVTGNQTLALGTNYFWVTYDVAPTATIGNYLDAQCTQINVTGAGNQVPTVTNPYGTRQINYCLPNNTNGCNFAYIDDVVLNSLSNLDSYCNGSTDGYIYYAPSGSFTTNLELGSTYSLTLEGPPSEPVGFGVWIDFNNDADFSDAGEFVFSTPTYNYGAVNGTISIPATATLGQHRIRIRAKDYGTVASFESCETFYYGEAEDYTITLISATPMVFVSATTTQNNIDPLEPGDLTTEIIGVKVITQGSLTPFNLTSLSINANGSTDFAGDVTNAKIYYTGSNPNFSATGLFGTSTTLPAVFSGNQLLNSGSNYFWVSYDISSTANIGDYVDAECTQLVMSGAGGTKVPDVTAPAGNRLVNYCTPSTYYGCGYAYIDDVIFNTLSNTNTGCNANPGSYINYDPSGNLTTSLEIGSVTTISLGGYDYDYIGFGVWIDYNNDGDFDDNGEFAFGSPFYTTGPQTGLITIPNNAAYIGDHRMRIRSQAFGTFTSGQACGLIFNNGESEDYTITLSTPGPMAFLSATTTQENVDNVSLGQPDVEIMAVQVSVSGSLSPFAVNSLTINSNGSSDFSGDVTNVKVYYSGTSPSFSTATLFGSSANLSGPITGSQALSTGTNYFWVAYDLSASGSMGDFIDAECTQIGMTGAGGIQTPLITAPSGYRVIDYCSPSSTYGCYYGYIDGVTFNTLSNVLTGCNGNTGSYIFYPPTGSATTSLALGEAYDIQLDGGPYYEGVGFGVWIDFNNDGDFEDNGEFVFSSPYVTYGSQTGTITMPSDPAFVGERRMRVRSNDYNLLYSSQSCGSVYAGESEDYTITLTPAVTNMSYVSSTTTQNNISTVLPGTPDAEILGIQIVTSGALNSFAATSFTVNSTGTSNFGNDVSNVKIYYTGNSSVFSTGTLFGSATSLSSPITGNQVLSAGTNYFWVAYDVSSAASLGNFIDAQCTQIVMDGAGGTQTPYLAAPTGSREINLCVPTYTYLCSSGDYIDNFTLNTLSNLYSGCNGNINNYIYYDPGTFTTTLQGGATYDLTIQSGQTYGQGFGIWIDYNNNAFFGDPGEFVYASPSSGIQLFTGAITLPVDPAFYGDRRMRVRCVYASTLTAADYCNSNFSYGEVEDYQINIIAPPTCTSTPVAGVSVAEPSILCGTGGTSELTLSGFSAAADITFQWQQSPDGAGWSDIPGATNAYYSASVSSSTFYRTTVTCTNSGQSASSTSAEVEVGGSEQITASTGSTICGQGNAALQASGNSDYVLWYANETGGAPLYSSSSPSTYTSFVTAPTTYYAAAASGTLNTGTVGPPDYNIGSTNQYYSYAFDYFDVYKNCTLNGVYVYPATAGNVIIQWTDQNYNLIQSATYPVSSAQVNQKTFIPLDFELYPGTNFHLAWSFGSVNLYSNDYGAVYPYQIPDVVSITGSSYGGTFYFYFYDWQIDYSTLCESPRIPVTANVTPSPEITVTPNPGSSTICNGSGLSVGLVAAGPYTSFIWSPADGLSTTSGTAVSANPGVSTSYTVTASNATCTNADTIVVSVVNPPSITVTASPDAVCAGGVADLLVSSPPDEYVVSPITFAPLPTTTGITVSLADESVSGALPIGFDFTFYGTSYSEFYISANGFITFDPFTGAGCCAGQFLPNYNFVKNLIAFAWEDLNPSLGGSVTYYTTGVAPSRKLVMTFDNIQHYLGGDAITSQVILYETSNKIEVHTTSMPGNPNTTWNPHTEGIESPDGTIAVTVPGRNADPTWTATNDAWKFSLPELTYSWSPASSLNNPAIVNPEASPSSTTTYTVTVTDVASLCVSSGNATVNVLTTPVAGTITAIQDEFCQSGQAELTLNDYSPGASLKWQQSTNSGGPYTNIPGATTNEYSTPLLNTTTYYVVKVTCQNSVTSPEEPVVINFPPVSPVGIEGGHCGPGSVVLGATGTGSGSLNWYYSETGNLFLGSGSPFNTPIINNTTTFWVEEGLPAPAPLATPYTGFYSNTGSMFDITATNEVFITGFDAHLQYGTADFEIYYKEGSYVGFETNGSAWTLAGTATGVPAAGYGVPTLIPSNFSIHMDPGATYAFYIATTNYSYIYYDIGTGVGNEVASDGNIQIKEGASNYYPFGYPSYPYKWNGTVHYVAPGCASDRVPVVATIYSPQVVATASDYDICEGETIELNAESSTTGNFNFEWSPAISGMEPQNGMSQTVVVVPPASMTFTVTVNDPTADCDTVVAVNIIVHPTPGVLIANLEAEYSISDPDVLMEGIPAGGIFSGPGVTGNTFSPSTVGLGTYTITYTYTDDHGCTGVVTQNVHVVLISGIAGVQDQNELMLYPNPGNGVFTLDIRLSDPAEEVTIRVFNMVGQPVYENSFGSAADELKKSFDFSEWAAGSYYVQVAIDGKTTYRKLTIQK, encoded by the coding sequence ATGAAAGCACATCTCTACAAACTCCTATTGCCTTTTTCGCTCCTTATCCTTCTAGCGGAAACTAATATTGCGGTTGCTCAATATTGCACAAGCAATTTATACACCTACGGATGTACTTACGGTGACTATATCGATAATGTGGCCTTCGGGTCCCTTAATCAAACTGCAACTGGCTGTACAAGCGGCAATGCAGGATACAGTGACTTCACCGCACTTTCAACCGATCTTGAACAAGGTTCAAGTTATACGCTGACTGTTTCTACAGGTACAGGTGGTCAATATGTTTCGATGTGGATTGATCTTGATAATGATCAAAATTTTGAAATATCTGAAAAACTGGTGTCCTACCTCTATTGCCCGACATCATTCACAAATTACACCGCAACTTTTCTTATTCCCGCATTCGCAACTCCGGGTGATCACCGCATGAGGATAAGAAGTGTCACTTATGGATATCCTCCGCTTGATCCCTGCCTGCAATATTATTATGGTGAAACACATGATTACACAGCGCACATCACACCTCCTGTAAACATGAGTTTTTTATCAAGCACCACCACTCAGAATAATACGACCACTACTTCTACTGGCAGCAATGATGTAGAACTGATAGGTGTTCAGGTGGTAACTTCAGGAAGTCTTAATCCGTTAAGCGCAACTTCAATCACGCTCAATTCTACAGGCACCACCAATTTTGCTTCCGATGTTACGAATGTGAAAGTTTATTACACCGGCAACAGTTCTGTTTTTGCAACTACCACTCTGTTTGGGTCATCCACCAACCTCGCGCTTCCGGTTACGGGTAATCAGACATTGGCTTTGGGTACAAACTACTTTTGGGTGACTTATGATGTTGCCCCCACTGCTACCATTGGAAATTACTTGGATGCTCAATGCACCCAAATTAATGTCACAGGTGCTGGCAACCAGGTGCCAACTGTTACAAATCCTTATGGCACCAGGCAAATCAACTATTGTTTACCAAATAATACCAACGGATGTAATTTTGCATACATAGATGATGTGGTGCTGAACAGCCTGTCTAACTTAGACAGTTATTGCAACGGCAGCACGGATGGATATATTTATTACGCTCCCAGCGGCAGTTTCACCACCAACCTTGAACTTGGAAGTACCTATTCGTTGACATTGGAAGGACCTCCAAGCGAACCGGTCGGCTTTGGTGTCTGGATTGACTTTAATAACGATGCTGATTTTTCAGATGCCGGTGAATTTGTTTTTTCGACGCCCACGTATAATTACGGCGCTGTAAATGGTACCATAAGCATTCCAGCTACTGCCACTTTGGGCCAGCACCGCATAAGGATCAGAGCTAAGGATTACGGAACAGTTGCTTCGTTTGAATCGTGTGAGACATTTTATTATGGAGAAGCAGAAGATTATACGATTACACTCATCAGTGCAACGCCAATGGTTTTTGTTTCAGCAACCACCACTCAGAATAACATTGATCCCCTTGAACCCGGTGATCTTACTACTGAAATAATAGGTGTGAAGGTGATTACTCAAGGAAGTCTTACACCATTTAATCTGACTTCTTTATCCATCAACGCCAACGGTTCCACTGATTTCGCAGGAGATGTTACCAATGCAAAAATTTATTATACAGGTTCTAATCCTAACTTTTCAGCTACCGGTCTTTTTGGTACTTCCACTACATTACCGGCTGTTTTTTCCGGTAATCAATTGTTAAATTCCGGTAGCAATTATTTTTGGGTGAGTTATGATATCAGCAGCACAGCAAACATAGGAGATTATGTGGATGCAGAGTGCACTCAGTTGGTGATGTCAGGAGCAGGCGGAACGAAGGTGCCGGATGTTACGGCGCCTGCCGGAAACAGGTTGGTGAATTATTGCACCCCTTCAACTTATTATGGTTGCGGCTATGCTTACATTGACGATGTTATTTTTAACACACTTTCGAATACGAATACGGGATGCAATGCAAATCCAGGTTCTTATATTAATTATGATCCTTCAGGTAACCTTACCACCAGTCTTGAAATCGGATCGGTTACCACTATCAGCCTGGGAGGTTACGACTATGACTATATTGGATTTGGTGTGTGGATAGACTATAATAACGATGGTGATTTTGACGACAACGGTGAATTTGCATTTGGATCGCCATTCTATACAACAGGTCCTCAAACGGGGTTGATTACCATCCCTAATAATGCCGCTTACATCGGTGATCATCGTATGAGAATCCGGTCTCAGGCATTCGGAACATTCACATCGGGTCAGGCCTGCGGCTTAATATTTAATAACGGAGAATCAGAAGATTACACCATTACATTATCTACACCCGGGCCAATGGCATTCCTTTCTGCTACTACAACTCAGGAAAATGTCGACAATGTTTCACTTGGTCAACCCGATGTGGAGATTATGGCTGTGCAGGTTTCTGTGTCAGGCAGTCTCTCACCGTTTGCCGTTAACTCACTCACCATAAATTCAAATGGCAGCTCCGACTTTTCCGGAGATGTTACAAATGTGAAAGTGTATTATTCAGGCACCAGTCCGTCTTTTTCAACAGCAACGTTATTTGGTTCATCTGCCAATTTAAGTGGCCCTATTACAGGCAGTCAGGCATTGTCAACAGGTACCAATTATTTCTGGGTGGCTTATGATCTTTCAGCGTCGGGTTCAATGGGTGATTTTATTGATGCTGAATGCACGCAAATAGGAATGACGGGTGCAGGTGGAATACAGACTCCGCTTATAACAGCGCCTTCAGGATACAGGGTGATCGACTACTGTTCCCCATCTTCTACCTATGGTTGCTACTATGGCTATATTGATGGTGTAACATTCAACACGCTCTCTAATGTTTTAACGGGATGTAATGGTAATACCGGAAGCTATATTTTTTATCCGCCAACCGGAAGTGCTACCACATCGCTCGCCCTTGGTGAAGCATATGATATTCAACTGGATGGAGGTCCATATTATGAGGGCGTTGGATTTGGTGTCTGGATAGACTTTAACAATGACGGTGATTTTGAGGATAACGGAGAATTCGTATTTAGTTCTCCTTATGTTACTTATGGTAGTCAGACAGGTACGATCACGATGCCGAGTGACCCTGCTTTTGTTGGAGAACGTCGTATGCGTGTAAGGTCAAATGATTATAATCTGTTGTATTCATCCCAATCGTGCGGCAGTGTGTATGCAGGTGAATCAGAAGATTATACCATCACACTTACTCCGGCGGTTACAAATATGAGTTATGTTTCAAGCACAACAACGCAAAATAATATCTCCACCGTCCTTCCCGGTACACCTGACGCAGAAATTCTCGGGATTCAGATTGTTACCTCCGGCGCGTTGAATTCATTTGCCGCCACTTCTTTTACAGTTAATTCAACCGGAACTTCCAATTTTGGCAACGATGTTTCCAACGTAAAAATTTATTACACCGGCAATTCCTCCGTATTTTCTACCGGAACTTTGTTTGGATCTGCCACCTCCTTGTCATCACCTATCACAGGTAACCAGGTTTTAAGTGCGGGCACCAATTATTTCTGGGTGGCTTACGATGTTTCTTCCGCTGCAAGTCTTGGTAACTTTATCGATGCGCAATGCACTCAAATTGTGATGGACGGCGCTGGTGGCACACAAACTCCATATCTTGCCGCTCCTACAGGAAGCCGCGAAATAAACCTTTGCGTTCCGACCTATACTTACCTGTGTTCATCAGGTGACTATATTGATAATTTTACCTTAAACACATTGTCAAATCTTTATTCCGGATGCAATGGGAATATTAATAACTACATCTATTATGATCCCGGAACATTCACTACAACTCTTCAGGGAGGAGCAACGTACGACTTAACCATTCAGTCCGGCCAAACTTACGGTCAGGGATTTGGTATCTGGATAGATTATAACAATAATGCTTTTTTCGGTGATCCGGGCGAATTTGTCTATGCTTCTCCGTCTTCCGGAATACAATTGTTTACCGGTGCTATTACCTTGCCGGTTGATCCGGCATTTTATGGCGACCGGCGAATGAGAGTGCGTTGCGTTTACGCTTCCACACTTACTGCTGCTGATTATTGTAATAGCAACTTCAGTTATGGAGAAGTTGAAGATTATCAGATCAACATTATTGCCCCACCAACTTGCACAAGTACTCCTGTTGCCGGAGTTTCTGTTGCAGAGCCTTCTATTTTATGTGGGACCGGAGGAACCTCCGAATTAACGCTGAGTGGTTTTAGTGCTGCTGCAGATATTACTTTTCAATGGCAGCAATCACCTGACGGAGCCGGTTGGTCAGATATCCCCGGCGCCACCAATGCGTATTATAGCGCAAGCGTATCATCATCTACATTTTATCGTACAACAGTTACCTGTACCAATTCCGGACAATCTGCCAGCTCAACTTCTGCAGAAGTAGAAGTTGGAGGTAGCGAACAGATCACTGCATCCACCGGTAGCACAATTTGCGGTCAGGGAAATGCTGCTTTGCAAGCTTCCGGTAATTCAGATTATGTGTTATGGTATGCAAATGAAACCGGAGGCGCTCCTTTATATTCGAGCTCAAGTCCTTCCACTTACACATCGTTTGTTACAGCTCCTACTACTTATTATGCTGCTGCTGCATCCGGCACATTGAATACTGGTACTGTTGGTCCACCTGACTATAATATCGGATCTACCAATCAATATTACTCATATGCATTTGATTACTTCGATGTGTATAAAAATTGCACCTTGAACGGAGTGTATGTCTATCCGGCAACTGCAGGGAATGTAATTATCCAATGGACCGATCAAAACTATAACCTGATTCAGAGTGCAACCTATCCCGTAAGTTCGGCACAGGTAAATCAAAAAACTTTTATTCCACTGGATTTTGAATTGTATCCCGGTACTAATTTTCATTTGGCATGGAGTTTTGGAAGTGTTAACCTTTACAGTAATGATTATGGTGCTGTTTATCCTTACCAGATTCCTGATGTAGTTTCCATTACCGGAAGCTCCTATGGCGGTACATTTTACTTTTATTTCTACGACTGGCAAATAGATTACAGCACATTGTGCGAATCTCCCAGAATACCGGTAACGGCCAACGTAACACCTTCACCTGAAATTACGGTTACTCCTAATCCCGGAAGTTCAACCATTTGTAATGGCTCAGGGCTATCTGTAGGTCTGGTTGCAGCAGGTCCTTACACTTCGTTTATCTGGTCTCCTGCGGATGGATTAAGTACTACTTCCGGTACTGCTGTTTCTGCAAATCCTGGAGTTTCAACAAGCTATACTGTAACTGCTTCAAATGCCACTTGTACAAATGCTGATACAATTGTTGTAAGCGTGGTGAATCCACCTTCGATTACAGTTACGGCCAGCCCGGATGCTGTTTGCGCAGGAGGCGTGGCGGATCTGCTCGTATCATCCCCGCCAGACGAATATGTAGTTTCTCCCATAACCTTCGCTCCATTGCCAACGACAACAGGTATCACTGTTTCTCTTGCAGATGAATCTGTGAGTGGTGCTTTACCTATTGGATTTGACTTCACGTTTTATGGCACCAGCTATTCTGAATTCTATATTTCAGCCAACGGCTTTATAACCTTTGATCCGTTTACAGGTGCAGGCTGTTGCGCCGGTCAGTTTTTACCTAATTACAATTTTGTTAAGAACCTGATCGCGTTTGCATGGGAAGATCTGAATCCGTCTCTCGGCGGAAGTGTTACCTATTATACTACAGGTGTGGCTCCTTCAAGGAAACTCGTTATGACCTTCGATAACATTCAACACTATCTTGGCGGTGATGCTATTACTTCACAGGTAATTCTATATGAGACCTCCAACAAAATTGAAGTGCATACTACTTCAATGCCCGGTAACCCCAATACCACCTGGAATCCGCATACGGAAGGAATTGAAAGTCCGGATGGTACCATTGCTGTAACCGTTCCCGGAAGAAATGCAGATCCAACCTGGACAGCTACCAATGATGCCTGGAAATTCAGCCTTCCTGAATTAACATATAGTTGGTCGCCGGCGTCTTCGCTGAATAATCCTGCCATCGTAAATCCTGAAGCGAGTCCTTCGTCCACTACAACTTACACGGTCACTGTTACTGATGTCGCGTCGTTGTGCGTCAGCTCCGGAAATGCTACAGTTAACGTGCTTACCACTCCTGTAGCAGGAACAATTACAGCCATACAGGATGAGTTTTGTCAAAGTGGTCAGGCAGAACTGACACTTAACGATTATTCGCCTGGTGCCTCACTTAAATGGCAGCAGTCAACTAACAGTGGCGGACCTTACACGAATATACCTGGTGCTACTACCAATGAATATTCCACGCCATTACTCAACACTACAACTTATTATGTCGTGAAAGTTACTTGCCAGAATTCTGTAACCTCTCCCGAGGAGCCTGTTGTTATTAATTTCCCTCCGGTAAGTCCGGTTGGAATTGAAGGCGGGCATTGTGGTCCGGGGTCAGTTGTGTTAGGCGCAACAGGAACGGGCTCAGGTAGTCTCAACTGGTATTATTCTGAAACCGGAAATTTATTTTTGGGAAGCGGTTCTCCTTTCAACACTCCTATCATAAATAATACAACCACTTTTTGGGTGGAAGAGGGTTTACCCGCGCCTGCTCCTTTGGCAACTCCTTATACGGGTTTCTATTCCAATACCGGTTCTATGTTCGATATCACAGCAACCAACGAAGTGTTTATAACAGGGTTTGACGCGCACCTGCAATACGGTACAGCAGACTTTGAAATTTATTATAAGGAAGGATCTTATGTTGGTTTTGAAACGAATGGATCGGCATGGACCCTTGCAGGAACGGCTACCGGAGTTCCTGCTGCAGGTTATGGTGTGCCTACCCTCATACCTTCAAACTTCAGCATTCACATGGATCCCGGAGCAACCTATGCATTTTATATCGCCACCACCAATTATAGTTACATCTATTACGACATTGGAACAGGCGTTGGAAATGAGGTCGCTTCGGATGGAAATATCCAGATTAAGGAGGGAGCATCTAACTACTATCCTTTTGGATATCCGAGTTATCCTTATAAATGGAATGGGACCGTTCATTATGTTGCCCCTGGCTGTGCCAGTGATCGTGTGCCGGTTGTTGCAACTATTTATTCTCCACAAGTAGTGGCTACAGCATCAGATTATGATATCTGTGAAGGGGAGACGATTGAACTGAATGCAGAAAGTTCTACTACCGGAAATTTTAATTTTGAATGGTCACCTGCAATATCGGGAATGGAACCGCAAAACGGAATGTCGCAAACGGTAGTTGTTGTACCACCGGCCTCCATGACATTTACAGTTACAGTAAATGATCCTACCGCTGATTGTGATACAGTGGTAGCGGTAAATATAATTGTACATCCCACCCCCGGTGTATTAATTGCCAATCTCGAAGCTGAGTATTCCATTAGTGATCCTGATGTTTTAATGGAAGGTATTCCTGCAGGTGGTATATTTTCCGGACCAGGTGTTACGGGAAATACATTTAGTCCTTCGACTGTCGGCTTAGGTACATATACGATAACATACACTTATACCGATGACCATGGTTGTACTGGTGTTGTTACTCAGAATGTCCACGTTGTGCTTATATCAGGCATTGCCGGCGTGCAAGATCAGAATGAATTGATGTTGTATCCGAATCCGGGTAACGGAGTATTTACGTTGGATATTCGTTTGAGTGATCCCGCAGAGGAGGTAACCATCAGGGTATTTAATATGGTGGGTCAACCGGTTTATGAGAACAGCTTTGGAAGTGCTGCGGATGAATTGAAGAAGTCATTTGATTTCAGCGAGTGGGCTGCCGGTTCTTATTATGTGCAGGTTGCAATAGATGGAAAAACAACCTACCGGAAATTGACCATTCAGAAATAA
- a CDS encoding TusE/DsrC/DsvC family sulfur relay protein, whose protein sequence is MEKIIAGKKINVNEEGYLTDFFQWDKEIAEEIAKEANITLAPRHWQVLSYLQQEFKNEIPLSIRKIGKSGVVDIKEFYQLFPQGPLKTATRIAGIPKPVSCI, encoded by the coding sequence ATGGAAAAAATTATTGCAGGCAAGAAAATCAATGTAAATGAAGAAGGATACCTCACCGACTTCTTTCAATGGGATAAAGAGATAGCTGAAGAAATTGCCAAAGAAGCAAACATCACACTTGCACCCAGGCACTGGCAGGTATTAAGTTACCTGCAACAGGAGTTTAAAAATGAAATTCCGCTGAGCATCCGGAAAATAGGTAAAAGTGGTGTCGTGGATATCAAAGAGTTCTACCAGCTCTTTCCTCAAGGCCCATTAAAAACAGCTACCAGGATAGCAGGCATTCCAAAACCGGTAAGCTGCATCTGA
- a CDS encoding DsrE/DsrF/DrsH-like family protein — MNTTNGIIKKMMIILSKATLESVYAAFILANGARSEGIEAEMFFTFFGLEAVHKKRLDHLHIATVGNPAMHLPTLLGGLPGMEAVATTMMKREMEKIDIPGVGEFLDILKASGVKLWACKLAMDMFHFTKEDLSENVDGVLTVGGFYNRSNGEGTQMLFI; from the coding sequence ATGAACACAACTAACGGTATTATCAAAAAGATGATGATCATTCTCTCTAAAGCTACGCTCGAGAGTGTATATGCTGCTTTCATACTTGCCAATGGAGCAAGATCAGAAGGCATTGAAGCTGAAATGTTCTTTACGTTTTTTGGACTTGAAGCGGTACATAAGAAAAGACTTGACCACCTCCATATTGCAACGGTTGGTAATCCTGCCATGCATCTTCCAACACTTTTAGGTGGACTACCTGGAATGGAAGCAGTAGCCACCACGATGATGAAACGCGAGATGGAGAAAATTGACATTCCCGGAGTTGGCGAATTCCTCGACATACTGAAGGCATCAGGTGTAAAATTGTGGGCCTGTAAGCTGGCGATGGATATGTTCCACTTTACCAAAGAAGATCTCAGCGAAAATGTTGATGGCGTTTTAACAGTTGGTGGCTTTTACAATCGCTCAAACGGCGAAGGCACGCAAATGCTGTTTATCTGA